A window of Odocoileus virginianus isolate 20LAN1187 ecotype Illinois chromosome 22, Ovbor_1.2, whole genome shotgun sequence contains these coding sequences:
- the DSEL gene encoding dermatan-sulfate epimerase-like protein codes for MALMFTGHCLFLVLVMFAFSTLEESVSNYSDWAVFTDDIDPFKTQRVQDVRPNQKPKKSMLHPRLYFDAGEIQAMRQKSRTTHLHLFRAIRSAVTAMLSNPTYYLPPPKHADFAAKWNEIYGNNLPPLALYCLLCPEDKVAFEFALEYMDRMVGYKNWLVENAPGDEVPVGHSLTGFATAFDFLYNLLDGRRRQRYLEKIWVITEEMYEFSKVRSWGKQLLHNHQATNMIALLTGALVTGVDKATKVNLWKQVVVDVMEKTMFLLNHIVDGSLDEGVAYGSYTAKSVTQYVFLAQRHFNINNLDNNWLKMHFWFYYSTLLPGFQRTVGIADSNYNWFYGPESQLVFLDKFVLKNGAGNWLAQQIRRHRPKDGPMVPSTAQRWSTLHTEYIWYDPQLTPQPPAEYGTAKLHMFPNWGVVTYGAGLPNTQTNTFVSFKSGKLGGRAVYDIVHFQPYSWIDGWRSFNPGHEHPDQNSFTFAPNGQVFVSEALYGPKLSHLNNVLVFAPSPTSQCNKPWEGQLGECAQWLKWTGEEVGDAAGEIITASQHGDMIFVSGEAVSAYSSAMKLKSVYRALLLLNSQTLLVVDHVEKQEDSPIKSVSAFFHNLDIDFKYIPYRFMNRYSGALMDVWDAHYKMFWFDHRGSSPLASIQEAEQAAEFKKRWTQFVNVTFQMESAITRIAYVFYGPYVNVSSCRFIDNSNSGLQLSLNVNNTDHVVSIVTDYQNLKTRFDYLGFGGFATVADQAQVTRFGLGAEAIVKPVRRDRVIFPFGFKFNVAVGLILCIGLVILTFQWRFYLSFRKLMRWILILVIALWSVELLDVWSTCTQPICAKWARPETEASAQAPAPGGQRADPPDVIITSLPGSGAEILKQLFFNSSDFLYIRVPTAYIDIPETELEIDSFVDACEWTASDVHGVRFRLLRGWLQSLVRDTKLHLQNIHLHEPSRGKLAQYFTMNKDKKRKLKRRESLAEQRSRMKGAFDRDAEYVRALRRHLVHYPSARPVLSLGSGSWTVKLHFFHEVLGASMRALYVVRDPRAWVYSMLYSSKPSLYSLKNVQEHLAKLFKTEGSAGRCTLNSGYAVEYELLRKELLASRPHPVSLLAHAWLANTAAALRINADLLPTNYQLIKFEDLVHFPQKTTERIFAFLGIPVSPATLNQILFATSTNLFYLPYEGEISPANTNVWERNLPKDEIKLIENICWTLMDRLGYPKFMD; via the coding sequence ATGGCGTTAATGTTTACAGGACATTGCTTATTTTTAGTATTAGTGATGTTTGCTTTCTCTACTTTGGAGGAATCTGTGAGCAATTACTCTGACTGGGCAGTTTTCACAGATGACATAGATCCATTTAAGACACAAAGAGTGCAAGATGTCAGACCCAATCAAAAACCGAAGAAGAGTATGCTTCATCCACGTTTGTATTTTGATGCTGGAGAGATCCAAGCAATGAGACAGAAGTCTCGCACGACCCATTTGCACCTTTTTAGAGCAATCAGGAGCGCGGTGACTGCTATGCTGTCAAACCCGACATACTACCTACCTCCACCCAAGCATGCTGATTTTGCTGCCAAGTGGAATGAAATCTATGGTAACAATCTGCCTCCTTTAGCGCTGTACTGTTTGCTGTGCCCGGAAGACAAAGTTGCCTTTGAATTTGCATTGGAATACATGGATAGGATGGTGGGCTACAAAAACTGGCTGGTGGAGAATGCACCAGGGGATGAGGTTCCAGTTGGCCATTCCCTAACAGGTTTTGCCACTGCCTTTgactttttatataatttattagaTGGTCGTCGGAGACAAAGATACCTAGAAAAAATATGGGTTATTACTGAGGAAATGTATGAGTTTTCTAAGGTCCGTTCCTGGGGCAAACAACTTCTTCACAACCACCAAGCTACTAACATGATAGCACTGCTCACCGGGGCTTTGGTGACTGGGGTAGATAAAGCGACTAAGGTAAATCTGTGGAAACAGGTTGTAGTAGATGTGATGGAAAAGACCATGTTTCTGTTGAATCACATTGTTGATGGCTCTTTGGATGAAGGTGTGGCCTATGGAAGCTACACAGCTAAATCAGTCACACAGTATGTTTTTCTGGCCCAGCGCCACTTTAATATCAACAACTTGGATAACAACTGGTTAAAAATGCACTTTTGGTTCTATTATTCCACCCTTTTGCCAGGCTTCCAAAGGACCGTGGGGATAGCAGATTCCAATTATAACTGGTTTTATGGTCCTGAGAGCCAGTTAGTTTTTTTGGATAAATTTGTCTTAAAGAATGGAGCTGGGAATTGGTTAGCTCAGCAAATCAGAAGGCACCGACCTAAAGACGGACCCATGGTCCCCTCCACTGCCCAGAGGTGGAGTACCCTTCACACTGAATACATCTGGTATGACCCCCAGCTTACCCCACAGCCTCCTGCGGAATATGGCACTGCAAAATTGCACATGTTCCCTAACTGGGGTGTGGTCACTTATGGGGCTGGGCTGCCAAATACACAGACCAATACCTTTGTGTCTTTTAAGTCTGGGAAGCTAGGAGGGCGTGCTGTGTATGACATAGTTCACTTCCAGCCATATTCCTGGATTGATGGGTGGAGGAGCTTCAACCCTGGACATGAACATCCGGATCAGAACTCATTTACCTTTGCCCCCAACGGGCAGGTGTTTGTTTCCGAAGCTCTCTATGGACCCAAGTTGAGCCACCTGAACAACGTGCTGGTGTTCGCGCCGTCACCCACGAGCCAGTGTAATAAGCCCTGGGAAGGTCAGCTGGGAGAATGTGCACAGTGGCTCAAGTGGACCGGCGAGGAGGTTGGTGATGCGGCCGGGGAAATCATTACTGCCTCTCAGCACGGGGACATGATATTTGTGAGTGGGGAAGCCGTGTCGGCTTACTCTTCAGCAATGAAGCTGAAAAGTGTGTATCGGGCTTTGCTTCTCTTAAACTCTCAGACTCTGCTAGTTGTTGATCACGTCGAGAAGCAAGAAGATTCcccaataaaatctgtcagtgcctTCTTCCATAATCTGGATATTGATTTTAAGTACATCCCATATAGATTCATGAACAGGTACAGTGGCGCCTTGATGGACGTGTGGGATGCTCACTACAAGATGTTTTGGTTTGACCATCGCGGCAGTAGCCCCCTTGCTAGCATCCAGGAAGCAGAGCAAGCCGCTGAATTTAAGAAACGCTGGACTCAGTTTGTCAATGTTACGTTTCAGATGGAATCCGCAATCACAAGAATCGCGTATGTCTTCTATGGGCCATATGTCAATGTTTCCAGCTGCAGATTTATTGATAATTCCAACTCTGGACTTCAGCTTTCTCTCAATGTCAATAACACCGACCATGTTGTTTCGATCGTGACCGACTACCAGAACTTGAAGACAAGGTTTGACTACCTGGGATTTGGCGGCTTTGCCACTGTGGCTGATCAGGCCCAAGTAACCCGCTTTGGTTTGGGCGCTGAGGCAATAGTAAAGCCAGTAAGACGGGATAGAGTTATTTTCCCCTTTGGATTTAAATTTAATGTAGCAGTTGGGTTGATTTTGTGCATCGGCCTGGTGATCTTAACTTTTCAGTGGCGGTTTTACCTTTCTTTTAGAAAGCTTATGCGGTGGATCCTCATCCTTGTTATTGCCTTGTGGTCCGTTGAGCTGCTGGACGTGTGGAGCACTTGCACGCAGCCCATCTGTGCCAAATGGGCGAGGCCGGAGACTGAGGCGAGCGCGCAGGCGCCGGCCCCGGGAGGCCAGCGCGCAGACCCGCCGGACGTCATCATTACCTCACTTCCTGGTTCCGGAGCCGAGATTCTCAAACAACTCTTCTTCAACAGCAGTGACTTCCTCTACATCCGGGTCCCCACAGCCTACATTGACATCCCGGAAACGGAATTGGAAATTGACTCCTTTGTGGACGCCTGTGAATGGACAGCGTCCGACGTCCACGGGGTGCGTTTCCGTTTACTCCGAGGCTGGCTGCAGTCCTTGGTCCGAGACACGAAACTCCACTTGCAGAACATCCATCTGCACGAACCCAGTAGGGGAAAACTGGCCCAGTATTTTACCATGaataaagacaagaaaaggaagttGAAAAGGAGAGAGTCTCTGGCAGAACAAAGAAGCAGAATGAAAGGCGCCTTTGACAGAGACGCTGAATACGTCCGGGCTCTGCGGAGACACCTGGTCCACTACCCCAGCGCGCGGCCGGTGCTCAGCCTGGGCAGCGGGAGCTGGACCGTAAAGCTGCATTTCTTTCATGAGGTGTTGGGAGCCTCCATGAGGGCCTTGTACGTGGTGAGGGACCCTCGGGCGTGGGTTTATTCCATGCTGTACAGTAGTAAACCTAGCCTTTACTCTTTGAAGAATGTACAGGAGCACTTAGCTAAGCTGTTTAAAACGGAGGGAAGTGCAGGCCGTTGTACCTTGAACTCAGGCTATGCTGTCGAGTATGAATTGCTGCGGAAGGAACTGCTGGCATCCAGACCTCACCCAGTCTCGCTGCTGGCCCATGCGTGGCTGGCAAACACGGCCGCTGCCCTGAGGATAAATGCCGACCTGCTGCCCACCAACTACCAGCTGATCAAGTTTGAAGATCTTGTGCATTTCCCTCAGAAAACCACGGAAAGGATTTTTGCCTTCCTTGGAATTCCTGTATCTCCTGCTACTTTAAACCAAATATTGTTTGCCACCTCCACAAACCTTTTCTACCTTCCCTACGAAGGGGAGATATCACCCGCTAATACTAACGTTTGGGAACGAAACTTGCCGAAGGATGAAATTAAACTAATTGAGAACATCTGCTGGACGCTGATGGATCGTCTAGGATACCCAAAGTTTATGGACTGA